The Methylomicrobium agile genome has a segment encoding these proteins:
- a CDS encoding CpsD/CapB family tyrosine-protein kinase translates to MIKNAVDLSFETVRYPGITHENAEADVLLNNRVIMGTAHDPRADIFRVLRTNVLRQLRQNRWNSFVVTSATPGAGKTFVSINLAIAMAMEEGQNVLLVDAALKCPNVGRSLGLSFDVGLIDCLNGNLSLYEASMNSGIERLQVLPGRESDSNASELISSRRMQVLIREIKLRYSSGIVIFDLPSLFAADEALLFMPHVDAALLVVEDGRNTPDELQHAMYILEDTNLLGLVLNKSRQPLPTHQYG, encoded by the coding sequence ATGATCAAAAACGCTGTCGATCTGTCTTTCGAGACGGTTCGCTACCCCGGAATCACCCACGAAAACGCCGAGGCGGACGTGTTGCTCAATAACCGGGTAATCATGGGAACCGCCCACGATCCCAGGGCGGACATCTTCCGCGTGCTCAGGACGAACGTATTGCGACAGCTCCGGCAGAACCGCTGGAACAGTTTTGTAGTGACCAGCGCGACACCCGGCGCGGGTAAAACCTTCGTGTCCATCAATCTCGCCATCGCGATGGCGATGGAAGAAGGCCAGAACGTTCTGCTCGTCGACGCGGCCCTCAAATGCCCGAACGTCGGGCGCTCGCTCGGCCTCTCGTTCGACGTCGGGCTGATCGATTGCCTGAACGGAAACCTGTCCCTGTACGAAGCTTCTATGAATTCGGGCATCGAACGCCTACAGGTGCTGCCGGGCCGGGAGTCGGATAGCAACGCGTCCGAACTGATTTCCTCCCGGCGCATGCAGGTTTTGATACGTGAGATCAAGTTGCGCTACTCCTCCGGGATTGTGATCTTCGACCTGCCTTCGCTGTTCGCCGCAGATGAGGCGCTGCTGTTCATGCCGCATGTCGACGCGGCACTCCTGGTCGTGGAGGATGGCAGGAATACTCCCGACGAGCTGCAGCATGCCATGTATATCCTGGAGGATACGAATCTTCTGGGCCTGGTGCTGAACAAGTCGCGGCAGCCGCTGCCGACCCATCAATACGGCTGA
- a CDS encoding nucleotide sugar dehydrogenase: MKVTVVGGGRMGLPLACVFGKHGASVTVCDINTELADKIDRGECPYEEPGLPELMRHLHNTRRLSACANAMIAVSVADVVVVIVPAHLTPERDIDFSILQQASIQIGKGLRPNTLVIYETTVAVGGTRRNLTPLLEKYSGLKAGEAFFVAYSPERVKANLVLDRLENTPKVVGGLDPVSCAKAAAFYRQYLGAPVDDVGTLEAAEMTKLLGMLYRDVNIAFSNELAAYCERAGVDFERVRVAANTDGEANLLIPGIGVGGHCVPVYPYFLTREARRLGLPQLLSETAREINDNQPARQLKRIEAVWRPLKGEKAHILGLGFRPGVKVDTFSPAYALRDELERIGAQVTIEDPYYTDGELRRAGFEPGVSEAAGVVVLCTAHQQFANPNFRAWREAGVEVVLDGRNFWLPDACEAAGLHYLGIGRHARRANRPLPSLIGD; the protein is encoded by the coding sequence ATGAAAGTTACAGTGGTAGGCGGAGGCCGCATGGGCCTTCCGCTGGCATGCGTTTTCGGCAAGCACGGCGCATCGGTGACGGTGTGCGACATCAATACGGAGCTGGCGGACAAAATCGACCGCGGCGAATGCCCCTACGAGGAGCCCGGCCTGCCCGAGCTGATGCGGCATCTGCACAATACGAGACGGTTGAGCGCCTGCGCCAATGCGATGATCGCGGTATCCGTTGCCGACGTGGTCGTGGTGATTGTGCCGGCGCATTTGACGCCGGAGCGGGACATCGATTTTAGCATCCTGCAGCAGGCGTCCATTCAAATCGGCAAGGGCCTCAGGCCGAATACGCTGGTGATTTACGAAACCACGGTCGCGGTCGGCGGCACTCGCCGCAACCTGACTCCGCTGTTGGAGAAGTACAGCGGCCTGAAGGCGGGCGAGGCGTTTTTCGTCGCCTACAGCCCCGAACGGGTCAAGGCCAACTTGGTGCTGGACCGGCTTGAAAACACTCCGAAAGTCGTCGGCGGCCTCGACCCGGTTTCTTGCGCCAAAGCGGCCGCCTTTTACCGACAGTATCTCGGCGCGCCGGTCGATGACGTGGGCACGCTGGAAGCGGCGGAAATGACCAAGCTCTTGGGCATGCTGTACCGCGATGTGAATATCGCCTTTTCGAACGAGCTGGCGGCGTATTGCGAACGGGCCGGCGTCGATTTCGAACGGGTCCGGGTCGCGGCCAATACCGACGGCGAAGCGAATCTGTTGATACCCGGCATCGGCGTCGGCGGGCATTGCGTGCCGGTCTATCCGTATTTTCTGACCCGCGAGGCGCGGCGGCTGGGGCTGCCGCAACTGCTGTCCGAAACCGCGCGCGAAATCAACGATAACCAGCCCGCCCGCCAGTTGAAGCGGATCGAGGCGGTTTGGCGGCCTTTGAAAGGCGAAAAGGCGCACATCCTGGGCCTCGGCTTCCGGCCGGGGGTGAAGGTGGATACCTTCAGCCCGGCTTACGCGCTACGCGATGAGCTGGAGCGGATAGGCGCCCAGGTGACCATTGAAGATCCTTATTACACCGACGGCGAACTGCGCCGGGCCGGATTCGAGCCCGGCGTCTCCGAAGCGGCCGGCGTGGTCGTGCTGTGCACGGCGCACCAGCAGTTCGCGAATCCCAACTTCAGGGCCTGGCGCGAAGCGGGAGTCGAAGTTGTACTGGACGGCCGCAATTTCTGGTTGCCGGACGCCTGCGAGGCCGCCGGTCTCCATTACTTGGGCATCGGCCGACACGCGCGCCGAGCCAATCGGCCGTTACCCAGCCTGATCGGCGATTAA
- a CDS encoding glycosyltransferase family 4 protein produces the protein MATIFMAAYTNYRRDPRVRREAEALAEAGHRVVFLSRRQPGEPDAETIAGVEVIKAPGLKEKCDSFGEYLADYLLFFAITFLHLLCHPRRYRLIHINNMPDFLVFAACVPRLLGVPVIHDVHDLMPELFLEKFAADETHWGIHALKLQEHWAGRFASAVLTVEDRLKTILSERGIPKRKIHVLMNLPDDRIFAAQEPPPPKPDGAPFVMVYHGTLARRLGIDIAIEAAAKIREHIPAMELRIIGAGEERERLIALSERLGLQAIVTFSTGYVPVETIPGLIRDADAGIVPLRACSGTDIMLPTKLLEYVTLGIPSIVPKTRTIGRYFDADMVQFFEAGDSDSLAAAMVELYHDPARRTALSVNAAERFGKLYHWSRHKDVYLNLVRTLIADQAG, from the coding sequence ATGGCTACGATTTTCATGGCCGCCTATACCAATTACCGCCGCGATCCCAGAGTCAGGCGCGAGGCAGAAGCGCTCGCCGAGGCGGGCCACCGCGTCGTGTTCCTGAGCCGCCGCCAGCCCGGCGAGCCCGATGCGGAAACGATCGCGGGCGTGGAAGTAATCAAGGCGCCAGGTCTCAAAGAGAAGTGCGATTCTTTCGGCGAATACCTGGCCGACTACCTACTGTTTTTTGCGATCACTTTTCTCCACTTGCTCTGCCATCCGCGCCGCTACCGGCTGATCCACATCAACAACATGCCGGACTTCCTGGTATTTGCAGCCTGCGTGCCCCGCCTTCTCGGCGTGCCGGTGATTCACGACGTGCACGACCTGATGCCCGAGCTGTTCCTCGAAAAATTCGCCGCCGACGAAACGCACTGGGGCATCCACGCTCTAAAGCTGCAAGAACACTGGGCCGGGCGCTTCGCCTCGGCGGTTCTCACGGTCGAGGACCGACTGAAAACGATCCTTTCGGAACGCGGCATCCCGAAGCGAAAAATCCATGTGTTGATGAACCTGCCCGACGATCGGATCTTTGCCGCGCAAGAGCCGCCGCCACCGAAACCCGACGGCGCGCCGTTCGTGATGGTGTACCACGGCACGCTAGCGCGCCGGCTCGGGATAGATATCGCGATCGAAGCGGCTGCGAAGATCCGGGAGCATATCCCCGCAATGGAACTCAGGATCATCGGCGCGGGTGAGGAGCGGGAACGCTTGATCGCACTTTCCGAGCGGCTGGGTTTGCAGGCGATCGTAACGTTCAGCACAGGCTACGTACCAGTGGAAACAATCCCCGGACTGATCCGCGACGCGGATGCCGGGATCGTGCCGTTGCGCGCCTGCAGCGGTACCGACATCATGCTGCCAACCAAGCTGCTCGAATACGTGACGCTGGGAATTCCTTCCATTGTGCCGAAGACGCGGACGATCGGTCGCTATTTCGACGCCGACATGGTGCAGTTTTTCGAAGCCGGGGACAGCGACTCGCTGGCCGCAGCAATGGTCGAGTTGTACCACGATCCGGCCCGGCGAACCGCCCTGTCCGTGAATGCGGCCGAGCGGTTCGGCAAGCTATATCATTGGAGCCGGCATAAGGACGTGTACCTGAACCTGGTCCGGACCTTAATCGCCGATCAGGCTGGGTAA
- a CDS encoding polysaccharide deacetylase family protein yields MSKPLPIVLRCGDALQPKVRYVFDTLFMARGIPVAYYDTPPVEGPWILYGDAIEASRLPDGCLAAAHCPNAWRLFEGTDDVDSADPNDGLPLVFPQRAANLEMPHIPFDLAANAFYFLSSWTERRTRKAEQTRRLYPDSAFARLEIPQDIVDRYLETLDGSLQQVCERLGRIDWRRSVWPKGASYALVLSHDVDFVPYGFWDIAKQGAKTVLRHLVRQRDPKDAVLAAKGLGLALLHRQDPYGCVPEIIAREKKLRVRSSFQVAVARRHPVDVNYRIEDDPIRDYLRTILEAGFDLCLHGSYSSTEHPDRYLEEAALLTRRLARPLGSRQHFLSFDYDTLFTAQERAGILYDMSMGFPDRSGPRTGFSHPYFPYCLPDDRPYNVLQIGLFLMDVTLRSYQGLKGEAAWRAIRHTLDGLQRKGGCASAVWHPIVFGGARDPGYDRLYWDMIRYTHETGGLATDGRTVNEFWRRRAQAYASFNRTFRPPVPHLDAASAIPQGG; encoded by the coding sequence ATGTCGAAGCCCTTACCCATCGTTTTACGTTGCGGCGACGCGCTGCAGCCCAAAGTCCGCTACGTCTTTGATACCCTGTTCATGGCGCGCGGAATACCCGTGGCCTATTACGACACCCCGCCGGTGGAAGGCCCGTGGATCCTGTACGGAGACGCCATTGAAGCGTCCCGGCTACCCGATGGCTGCCTGGCCGCCGCCCATTGTCCGAATGCCTGGCGACTCTTCGAAGGCACCGATGATGTCGATTCGGCAGACCCGAACGACGGTCTGCCTCTGGTCTTTCCGCAGCGCGCCGCCAACCTTGAGATGCCGCACATTCCGTTCGACCTCGCCGCCAACGCGTTCTATTTTTTGAGCTCCTGGACGGAACGCCGCACGCGAAAGGCGGAGCAGACGCGCCGCCTGTATCCGGACAGCGCGTTCGCCCGGCTGGAAATTCCCCAAGACATCGTCGACCGCTACCTAGAAACGCTGGATGGCTCGCTGCAGCAGGTTTGCGAACGGCTGGGCCGCATCGACTGGCGGCGTTCCGTCTGGCCCAAAGGAGCCAGCTATGCGCTAGTGCTGTCGCACGACGTCGATTTCGTCCCATACGGTTTTTGGGACATCGCGAAACAGGGTGCGAAAACCGTGCTGCGCCACCTGGTCCGCCAGCGCGACCCCAAAGACGCAGTGCTCGCTGCCAAAGGCCTGGGGCTTGCGCTGCTGCATCGGCAAGACCCCTATGGCTGCGTGCCGGAGATCATCGCGCGGGAAAAAAAGTTGCGCGTGCGTTCATCGTTCCAGGTCGCGGTCGCCCGCCGGCATCCCGTAGACGTGAATTACCGGATCGAGGACGATCCGATCCGCGACTATCTGCGCACAATACTGGAAGCCGGCTTCGATCTTTGCCTGCACGGCAGCTACAGCTCGACCGAGCATCCCGACCGGTATCTTGAAGAGGCGGCACTCTTGACGCGGCGCCTTGCAAGGCCTTTGGGTTCGCGCCAGCATTTCCTGTCCTTCGACTACGACACGCTCTTCACGGCGCAGGAGAGAGCCGGTATTCTGTACGACATGTCGATGGGTTTTCCGGATCGCAGCGGGCCGCGAACCGGATTTTCGCATCCCTATTTTCCCTATTGCCTGCCCGATGACCGGCCTTACAATGTGCTGCAGATCGGTCTGTTCCTAATGGACGTAACCTTGCGCAGCTATCAAGGGCTGAAAGGGGAGGCCGCCTGGCGGGCAATACGGCATACTTTGGACGGCTTGCAACGGAAGGGTGGCTGCGCCTCCGCGGTCTGGCATCCGATCGTGTTCGGCGGCGCCCGCGATCCGGGCTACGACCGGCTGTACTGGGACATGATCCGCTATACGCACGAAACCGGCGGCCTAGCCACGGACGGCCGGACCGTAAACGAATTCTGGCGCCGCCGCGCGCAAGCCTACGCCAGCTTTAACCGGACGTTCCGACCGCCCGTCCCCCACCTTGACGCCGCATCCGCGATTCCACAGGGAGGTTGA
- a CDS encoding glycosyltransferase family 2 protein: MNDKTPLPTVSVIIVSWNARDYLKKCLKSLAGGMCSYPMEIIVVDNASSDGSAECVAAEFPHVRLIRNADNLGFAKANNIGVVASRGQYLAFINSDVEVLPDCLIRLVDYVEAHPEVGMAGPFIIGGDGRMQRSCRGFPGVWNMFCRALALDTLFRSVRLFSGYSMAYWSQDSLRPVDILSGCFWLVRRPALDRVGLLDEAFFIYGEDMDWCKRFWKHGWKVVFYPEAKAIHYGGASSSNAPVRFYIERQKADLQYWRKHHSPPAVAAYLLISCLHMALRLAGYACVMLLDPATQSGKYKMKRSWACLKWIVSGKAEHA; this comes from the coding sequence ATGAACGACAAAACTCCCCTCCCGACCGTGTCGGTCATCATCGTGAGCTGGAATGCCCGCGACTATCTCAAAAAGTGCCTGAAGTCGTTGGCGGGCGGTATGTGCAGCTATCCGATGGAAATCATCGTGGTGGACAATGCCTCGTCCGACGGCTCGGCCGAGTGCGTAGCCGCCGAATTTCCGCACGTTAGATTGATCCGCAATGCCGATAACCTGGGGTTTGCGAAAGCGAACAATATCGGCGTCGTAGCCAGTCGCGGGCAGTACCTCGCTTTCATCAATTCGGACGTCGAAGTGTTGCCGGACTGCCTGATACGGCTCGTGGACTATGTCGAAGCGCATCCCGAAGTCGGAATGGCGGGGCCGTTCATCATCGGCGGCGACGGCCGCATGCAGCGCTCCTGCCGAGGCTTTCCAGGCGTTTGGAACATGTTCTGCCGGGCATTGGCCCTGGATACGCTGTTTCGAAGCGTCAGGCTGTTCAGCGGTTATTCAATGGCTTATTGGTCGCAGGACAGTCTTCGCCCGGTGGACATCCTTTCCGGCTGCTTCTGGCTGGTTCGGAGGCCGGCACTGGATCGGGTTGGGCTGCTTGACGAAGCCTTCTTCATTTATGGGGAGGATATGGACTGGTGCAAGCGTTTCTGGAAACACGGCTGGAAAGTGGTGTTTTACCCCGAGGCGAAGGCCATCCATTACGGCGGCGCCAGTTCGTCAAACGCACCGGTCCGCTTTTACATCGAACGGCAAAAGGCGGACCTGCAATACTGGCGCAAACATCATTCGCCTCCGGCGGTGGCGGCCTACTTGTTGATCTCGTGCCTGCACATGGCATTGCGGCTGGCCGGCTACGCCTGCGTGATGCTGCTCGATCCGGCTACGCAGTCGGGAAAATACAAGATGAAACGAAGCTGGGCTTGCCTGAAATGGATCGTTTCGGGCAAGGCCGAGCACGCATGA
- a CDS encoding glycosyltransferase, with translation MDNRYVLLTAAKDEADYIAEGIRSILRQSILPHAWIIIDDGSSDDTARIVGQYAAQYPFIQLHSADSRGGRSFGSQYKALQAAYELAKALAFDYIAVQDGDLAPEQPYYYESLLGEFARNPRIGVASGFIYERAGGAWACRKSNSKDSTTGSAMFRRACFEEIGGYTPLPYGGSDWLAQLDAKSRGWEIFTRPDLHMLHYRPTSSVGGIWRGKFREGLMDASFGSHPAFEFMKCCRRISNSPVLFGSIVRFGGYLWWHLTRRKPVIASEKVEFLRKEQLSKLRRWAWPSA, from the coding sequence ATGGACAATCGATACGTACTACTTACCGCGGCAAAAGACGAAGCGGACTATATCGCCGAAGGCATTCGTTCTATTCTGCGGCAATCGATACTGCCGCACGCCTGGATCATCATCGACGACGGGTCGAGCGACGACACCGCCAGAATCGTTGGCCAGTATGCCGCGCAATACCCTTTCATCCAGCTCCATTCGGCCGATTCTCGGGGCGGGCGTAGTTTCGGCTCGCAGTACAAGGCCTTGCAGGCGGCCTACGAATTGGCCAAGGCGCTTGCGTTCGATTATATCGCCGTGCAGGATGGCGACTTGGCGCCGGAACAGCCGTATTACTACGAATCGCTGCTGGGCGAATTCGCGCGCAACCCTCGCATCGGGGTGGCGAGCGGCTTTATTTACGAACGCGCGGGCGGCGCGTGGGCGTGCCGGAAGAGTAATTCGAAGGATTCGACGACAGGCAGCGCCATGTTCCGCCGCGCCTGTTTCGAAGAAATAGGCGGCTATACGCCGCTGCCTTACGGCGGCTCGGACTGGCTGGCGCAACTCGACGCCAAAAGCCGGGGTTGGGAGATTTTCACGCGGCCGGACCTGCATATGCTGCATTACCGGCCGACCTCGAGCGTGGGCGGCATCTGGCGGGGCAAGTTCCGTGAAGGGCTGATGGATGCTTCTTTCGGTTCCCATCCCGCGTTCGAATTTATGAAGTGCTGCCGGCGCATAAGCAATTCGCCGGTCCTGTTCGGCAGCATCGTCCGTTTTGGCGGCTATCTCTGGTGGCATCTGACCCGAAGAAAACCGGTCATTGCCAGCGAGAAAGTCGAGTTCTTGAGAAAGGAACAGCTTTCGAAGCTGCGTCGCTGGGCATGGCCTTCGGCCTGA
- a CDS encoding O-antigen ligase family protein gives MEDKIQDPSSLNPLALGLLLTLASLIWVLPRRQAFSPVLIMIGLMPMGQQIVVMGLHFHLFRILLLCGLLRVVARGEFARLNWTGIDRLFVGWIGATVVMGSLSKPSTQLLINRLGDAYNALGCYFFARCVLAEFDDVVASVRALAYITLPIAAFMLVENRTSHNLLAVFGGVSEITAMRDGHLRCQGAFRHPILAGVFGATQFPLFAALWWYDRRSRKLAALAMVSSLAIIGTAHSSGGLLAFLSCLAGLALWRFRKAMPWLRWGSLAAIIGLAMVMKAPVWYLLARMSEITGGTGWHRAWLIDQAIGHFDEWWLFGTTFTAHWGPAGEVTPADPNMMDITNHYIMEGVKGGILKLGLFLAIIVACFRALGRRLGAFPAVSPDQFLVWAMGVSFFAHCLSFISANYFDQTVLVWFWLEGAIVCVAHARSTPAEARTAVPIRAVYPQFRYRVEREATAGSLPEKQY, from the coding sequence ATGGAAGATAAGATACAGGACCCCTCAAGCCTCAATCCCTTGGCCCTCGGCTTGCTGCTGACGCTGGCTTCTCTGATTTGGGTACTGCCCCGACGCCAGGCGTTTTCGCCGGTACTGATCATGATAGGGCTGATGCCGATGGGGCAGCAGATCGTGGTCATGGGACTGCATTTCCATTTATTCCGGATTCTGCTGCTGTGCGGACTTTTGCGCGTCGTGGCGCGAGGCGAATTCGCACGGCTTAACTGGACCGGTATAGACAGGCTGTTCGTCGGCTGGATCGGCGCCACGGTCGTGATGGGCTCCCTGTCGAAGCCTTCGACGCAGTTGCTGATCAACCGTTTGGGCGATGCCTATAATGCGCTAGGCTGCTATTTTTTCGCCCGTTGCGTGCTCGCGGAGTTCGACGACGTAGTGGCGAGCGTGCGCGCCCTGGCCTATATCACCCTGCCGATCGCGGCCTTCATGCTGGTGGAGAACCGGACTTCGCACAACCTTCTGGCGGTATTCGGCGGCGTGTCCGAAATCACCGCGATGCGCGACGGGCATTTGCGTTGCCAGGGGGCCTTTCGTCACCCGATCCTGGCGGGGGTGTTCGGCGCCACGCAATTCCCGCTGTTCGCGGCCCTCTGGTGGTACGACCGCAGGAGCCGCAAACTGGCGGCGCTGGCGATGGTTTCTTCGCTGGCGATCATCGGCACCGCGCATTCCAGCGGCGGCCTTCTGGCCTTTCTGTCCTGCCTGGCCGGGCTGGCGTTGTGGCGTTTCAGGAAAGCGATGCCCTGGCTGCGCTGGGGCTCCCTGGCGGCGATCATCGGCCTGGCGATGGTGATGAAAGCTCCGGTCTGGTACCTGCTGGCCCGGATGAGCGAAATCACCGGCGGAACCGGCTGGCATCGCGCCTGGCTGATCGACCAGGCGATCGGGCATTTCGACGAATGGTGGTTGTTCGGCACCACGTTCACCGCGCACTGGGGACCCGCCGGCGAGGTGACGCCGGCTGACCCGAACATGATGGACATCACCAACCATTACATCATGGAAGGCGTGAAAGGCGGCATCCTGAAACTCGGCCTATTCCTGGCGATCATCGTCGCCTGTTTCCGCGCGCTTGGCCGCCGCCTCGGCGCGTTTCCGGCCGTGTCGCCGGACCAGTTCCTGGTTTGGGCGATGGGCGTGTCGTTTTTCGCGCATTGCCTGTCCTTTATTTCGGCCAATTATTTCGACCAGACCGTGCTGGTCTGGTTCTGGCTGGAAGGGGCGATCGTCTGCGTCGCCCATGCTCGAAGCACGCCGGCCGAGGCTCGAACGGCCGTCCCAATCCGCGCGGTTTACCCCCAATTCCGCTATCGGGTAGAGCGCGAAGCGACGGCCGGCTCCCTTCCGGAAAAACAATATTGA
- a CDS encoding class I SAM-dependent methyltransferase, producing MKIMVAIANYGTKNAKYAARLIREYQAMPFDVDIFVLSEAPKDYGKEVNVLVGLPSPDPWSLPFAHKRLFADHAEDYDLFIYTEDDTLIREENLRAYLGASEALGEGLLPGFVRYELYPDGSKNYTDIHGPYHWLPDSVRQAGEYVYVRLSNLHSACYMLTRSQLRQAIRSGGFLVEPHSGRYDLICSAGTDPYTRCGFTRVICLSHLAEFELHHLSNAYLDRVGLDEDEYRLQIDALLEVLRNERSAAELFAAEKPLDTSAWDKLYYEPCRNDLALRVPSAAYEILSIGCGWGKTEEQLVAQGKRVTAIPLDAVIGRLAEARGVTVLPPDFAEAFRRLEGNTFDAILLSDVLQHLPDPVEVLQKLSAYLGPDGVMVGAVPNLNLNRRIIGRLRAKSNKWTQLNGSFRKMGMHRPSALMLKAWLKKSGFNMQAVSYSGFSSTRSWTGLVSLLPDSLTAANIVFTAGRLPD from the coding sequence ATGAAGATCATGGTCGCGATCGCCAATTACGGCACCAAAAACGCCAAATACGCCGCAAGACTGATTCGGGAATACCAGGCAATGCCCTTCGACGTGGATATTTTCGTGCTGTCCGAAGCGCCGAAGGATTACGGTAAAGAGGTCAACGTGCTGGTCGGGCTGCCGTCCCCGGATCCGTGGTCGCTACCCTTTGCGCACAAGCGGCTCTTTGCCGACCATGCCGAGGACTACGACCTGTTCATCTACACCGAAGACGATACCCTGATCCGGGAAGAGAACCTACGTGCTTATTTGGGCGCCTCCGAAGCGCTGGGCGAGGGGCTGCTGCCCGGATTCGTCCGCTACGAGCTTTATCCCGACGGCAGCAAGAACTACACCGATATCCATGGACCGTACCACTGGCTGCCCGATTCGGTGCGGCAGGCGGGCGAGTATGTCTACGTGCGGCTGTCCAACTTGCATTCGGCCTGTTATATGCTGACCCGGTCGCAGTTACGTCAGGCGATCCGGTCCGGCGGGTTCCTGGTCGAACCGCACAGCGGTCGCTACGATCTGATCTGTTCCGCAGGAACCGATCCCTATACCCGTTGCGGTTTTACGCGCGTGATCTGCCTGTCGCATCTGGCGGAATTCGAATTGCACCACCTGTCCAACGCCTACCTGGACCGGGTCGGGCTCGACGAAGACGAATACCGGCTGCAGATCGACGCACTACTGGAGGTGCTGCGGAACGAGCGTTCCGCCGCGGAACTGTTCGCCGCTGAAAAACCCCTGGATACATCCGCCTGGGACAAGCTCTATTACGAGCCTTGCCGGAATGATCTGGCCTTGAGGGTTCCGTCCGCCGCGTATGAGATTCTGTCAATCGGCTGCGGCTGGGGAAAAACCGAGGAACAACTGGTGGCGCAAGGCAAACGCGTGACCGCAATTCCGCTCGACGCGGTGATCGGCAGGCTGGCCGAGGCGCGTGGCGTGACCGTGCTGCCGCCGGATTTTGCCGAGGCGTTCCGGCGGCTGGAGGGGAATACATTCGATGCGATCCTTTTATCCGATGTCCTTCAACATTTGCCCGATCCTGTCGAAGTCCTACAAAAATTAAGCGCGTATCTCGGCCCGGACGGGGTTATGGTAGGCGCGGTCCCTAATCTCAACCTGAACAGAAGGATCATCGGTCGTCTCAGGGCCAAAAGCAATAAATGGACCCAATTAAACGGCAGCTTCAGAAAAATGGGAATGCATCGGCCGAGCGCGCTTATGCTGAAAGCCTGGCTAAAAAAAAGCGGCTTCAACATGCAGGCAGTAAGTTACAGCGGTTTTTCCTCAACCCGCTCATGGACAGGACTGGTCTCTCTCTTACCCGATTCCTTAACTGCGGCCAATATCGTCTTTACCGCTGGAAGACTCCCGGATTAA